The genomic segment TGAGGCACTGAGCCATGCCCCGGAACGGGGCGGCAGAGCCCCGGGCGGCTCGGATCGTTTCGTGATCCGAGCGGCGGCAGCGCGGCTTGCGCAGCCTGGGGTGCAAGCGAACGCAGCCTGGGGGGCAGGCGAACGCAGCCTGGGAATCGGCTCGGCGTACTCCCGAAGAAACCGGAAGTGTGTGCATCTTGCGGGTCCGGGTGGCCAGGTAGACCCGTCAGGGGTTCTCATGTCCCGTCGCCGGACCCCAGGCCCCGGGAGATGCCCCGGCCGGCCAGTACGACCGCGGGCACCAGCAGATGGGTGCGGGCGTCGGCGCCCACCACGGACAGGGCCGCGACCACGCGGCCTTTCGAGTCGGTGACCGGCGCCGCCACCGAGTAGGCGTCCGGGCTCATCTCCTCGCGCACGACGGCGGCGCCGGTCCGCCGGCATTCCGCCAACGCCACCCGCAGTGCGGCCGGGTCGGTGACGGTCCTGGGCGTGAAGCGGGCCAGACCGTCCCGTACGACCTCGGTGAACAGCTCCGCGCCCGCGTGGGCCAGCAGTACCTGGCCGACGGCGGACGCGTGCAGGGGGAGTCGGCCGCCGACCCCGGAGACCACCGGAACCGCTCCGGTCGCGGAGATCCTTTCGACGACGAGGGCGTCGGTGCCGTCGAGGACGGCCAGTTGCACGTGCTGCTGCGTGGCGGCGTGCAGGTCTTCCATGACGGGCATCGCCCGGACCCGCAGCGGCAGTCCACGGGGATTGAGGGCGCCCAGCTCCCACAGGCGCAGGCCGATGACGTAGGCGCCGCCGGTGACGCGCTCCAGGGCTCCCCACGCCGTCAGTTCTCCGACCAGCCGATGGGCCGTGGCGTGGCGGAGGTCGGTGAGCCGGCACACCTGGGCGAGTGTCAGCTCCGGGTGTTCCGGCGTGAACGCGCCCAGGATCGCCAGGGCTCGCGAGGTGACCGTGCGGCCGCGGTCGCTGCTGTTGGCCGTT from the Streptomyces sp. NBC_00310 genome contains:
- a CDS encoding IclR family transcriptional regulator — protein: MAILGAFTPEHPELTLAQVCRLTDLRHATAHRLVGELTAWGALERVTGGAYVIGLRLWELGALNPRGLPLRVRAMPVMEDLHAATQQHVQLAVLDGTDALVVERISATGAVPVVSGVGGRLPLHASAVGQVLLAHAGAELFTEVVRDGLARFTPRTVTDPAALRVALAECRRTGAAVVREEMSPDAYSVAAPVTDSKGRVVAALSVVGADARTHLLVPAVVLAGRGISRGLGSGDGT